From the Brevibacillus choshinensis genome, one window contains:
- a CDS encoding APC family permease encodes MNQKASLKRSLSLFHVFFFGLAYMAPMTVFGTYGIATQTSQGMLPTAYIFALIAMFFTAYSYGRMVKAYPISGSAYTYTQKSINPYIGFLVGWAILMDYLFLPMINYLVGSLYLSLYFPDMPFAVWVIGLIVVTTGINILEIKMATRINTIFVIYQFLVIMLFVVLSIQGIRNGMGTGTFFSAKPFFNPDVPLGSIMAGASLLCLSFLGFDAVTTLSEETKKPDKVIPRAIMLVTLFGGALFIFIAYLGHMVFPNFSSFKNADTAAFEIMEFVGGNLLSSLFTTALLVACLASGLASQGSVTRLLYAMGRDSILPKKVFGFIHPRYKTPVYNVIIVGLLSLSALFVDLVTATSFINFGALVAFTFVNLSVIAHYFIRNHLRSPKETFLYLILPLIGAGFTIWLWSSLDKHSLILGGIWSACGLLYLMYRTRMFTKSPPELNFDEVERGGNIEA; translated from the coding sequence TTGAATCAAAAAGCGTCGCTGAAACGTTCCCTTTCCCTTTTCCATGTCTTTTTCTTCGGCCTGGCCTACATGGCCCCCATGACGGTGTTCGGAACGTATGGAATTGCTACTCAGACCTCCCAGGGAATGCTGCCGACTGCCTATATTTTTGCTTTGATTGCTATGTTTTTTACTGCTTACAGCTATGGAAGAATGGTAAAGGCATACCCGATTTCTGGATCCGCCTACACGTATACGCAGAAATCGATCAATCCGTACATTGGTTTTTTGGTTGGCTGGGCAATTCTAATGGATTATTTATTTTTACCCATGATTAACTATTTAGTGGGGAGTCTTTATCTCTCACTTTACTTTCCTGATATGCCGTTTGCTGTTTGGGTTATCGGATTAATCGTTGTCACTACAGGTATCAACATTTTGGAAATCAAGATGGCTACCCGCATCAATACCATTTTTGTCATTTATCAGTTTCTGGTGATTATGCTATTTGTGGTGTTATCTATTCAAGGAATTCGCAATGGTATGGGAACAGGCACCTTCTTTTCCGCCAAACCTTTTTTCAATCCTGATGTGCCGCTTGGTTCGATTATGGCGGGAGCATCTCTGTTATGTCTTTCGTTCCTGGGGTTTGATGCGGTAACCACTCTTTCGGAAGAGACAAAAAAGCCCGACAAAGTAATTCCTAGGGCAATTATGCTCGTTACGCTTTTTGGCGGTGCGTTGTTTATCTTTATTGCCTATCTTGGACATATGGTTTTTCCGAATTTTTCATCGTTCAAAAATGCGGATACCGCAGCGTTTGAGATTATGGAGTTTGTCGGTGGGAACCTCTTAAGCTCCCTGTTCACAACAGCTTTATTAGTCGCTTGTCTGGCATCTGGCCTTGCCTCTCAAGGAAGCGTGACTCGTCTTCTGTATGCGATGGGACGAGATTCAATCCTGCCCAAGAAAGTTTTTGGTTTTATTCACCCAAGATATAAAACACCGGTCTACAATGTGATTATTGTCGGACTTCTCTCCCTTTCTGCACTCTTTGTTGACTTGGTTACAGCTACCTCATTCATTAATTTTGGTGCGCTTGTTGCATTTACGTTCGTTAATTTATCCGTGATTGCTCATTACTTCATCCGAAATCATCTTCGTTCGCCAAAAGAGACGTTTCTATATCTTATTCTCCCCTTGATTGGAGCTGGTTTTACGATCTGGCTCTGGTCAAGTTTGGATAAACACTCTTTGATACTTGGAGGTATTTGGTCAGCTTGCGGATTGCTTTATCTGATGTATCGGACAAGGATGTTTACAAAAAGTCCGCCTGAACTTAACTTCGATGAAGTGGAGCGGGGAGGAAATATCGAGGCATAA
- a CDS encoding ABC transporter ATP-binding protein — protein MVEPLVEIKEVKVYFPSKSKLYAKSKSVVKAVDDVSFSIRQGETLGLVGESGCGKSTTGRAVMQLLKPTSGEISFAGRKLSSLSVSELRQERKHFQMVFQDPFSSLNPRLTVKEILDEPLKAHRIGSAQERWGRIRHIMEVCGLNHNYASRYAHEFSGGQRQRIGIARALILHPQLVVADEPVSALDVSIQSQILNLMQDLQEEFQLTYLFISHDLGVVRHICDRVGVMYLGRMAELATTEELFANSLHPYTKTLLSAIPVPDPRLRKDRIILQGDVPSPINPPQGCAFSGRCPNVMEICKESRPRMLNVTGEHSVACHLYG, from the coding sequence TTGGTGGAACCACTGGTGGAAATAAAAGAAGTAAAGGTGTATTTTCCGTCCAAGAGTAAGCTGTATGCAAAATCAAAGAGTGTAGTGAAGGCAGTGGATGATGTTTCGTTTTCTATCAGGCAAGGAGAGACTCTGGGACTTGTCGGAGAATCAGGCTGCGGAAAATCAACCACAGGACGGGCTGTTATGCAGCTTCTCAAACCGACATCAGGTGAAATCAGTTTTGCAGGCAGGAAGTTGTCCTCTTTATCTGTAAGCGAATTGAGACAAGAGCGCAAACATTTCCAAATGGTGTTCCAGGATCCGTTCTCTTCACTAAATCCACGGCTCACAGTAAAAGAGATTCTCGATGAGCCTTTGAAAGCCCACAGGATTGGCTCTGCGCAGGAACGGTGGGGAAGAATACGTCATATCATGGAGGTTTGCGGATTAAATCACAACTATGCCAGCCGATACGCCCACGAATTTTCGGGAGGACAACGGCAACGAATCGGCATAGCTCGTGCGCTGATCCTGCATCCACAGCTGGTCGTGGCAGATGAACCCGTCTCTGCATTGGACGTATCGATCCAGTCGCAAATATTAAATCTCATGCAGGATTTACAAGAAGAGTTTCAGCTTACTTATCTGTTCATCTCCCATGACCTCGGTGTTGTTCGACATATATGCGATCGAGTAGGCGTCATGTATTTGGGGAGAATGGCTGAGCTTGCGACGACTGAAGAATTATTCGCTAATTCATTACATCCCTATACCAAAACGCTATTATCCGCGATCCCAGTTCCAGATCCGCGGCTGAGAAAGGATCGGATTATTTTGCAGGGGGATGTGCCGTCGCCCATCAATCCGCCACAGGGCTGTGCTTTTTCGGGCAGATGTCCTAACGTGATGGAAATTTGTAAAGAAAGCAGACCTCGAATGCTGAACGTGACGGGTGAGCATAGTGTGGCTTGTCATCTCTATGGATGA
- a CDS encoding amidohydrolase — protein sequence MNHADLVFLNGQVITINKQNEVAEAVAVKENRIVAVGSNQQVNKWIGDSTQVIDLRGRSLLPGFIDSHTHLEYTSTWNNGVDFKEKSITSVHDALQALRQEAQKTPEGKCVRGFGYNERQIAEQRLPTKSELDQITSENPIVILRACGHIAIVNSKTLEIMGIQETTPDPEGGKIGRNEKGELTGVLYETAREPVMGKLFKYTLEETRKAMSLASEQMLATGITSIHDAGGTNIMVLKEAVSSGEVKLRVYAMIAKFDKSETHEEMLEVIESGNITGSGDDRFRFGPVKVFTDGSSSGPTAAMREPYNSNPNESGILYYSQEELNRILGEAHEKGFQITAHAQGDRAIEMMLNCFEEALKKHPRTNHRHRIEHAGITMPDLIERMKQLEVVPIPNPAFFLEYGDAYLKHYGDRVNYQYPARDFIDSGVVAAGGSDSPVTSYNPLLGIYGAVSRLSPSGQVVGANQRINVMEAIRLFTWNGAYASFEEDIKGSIETGKLADLVVLSEPILDIQPERIQDVKVELTVLDGEIVYQKN from the coding sequence ATGAATCATGCAGATCTTGTTTTTTTAAACGGGCAAGTGATTACCATTAACAAACAAAACGAGGTAGCGGAAGCGGTCGCAGTAAAAGAAAACCGTATTGTTGCCGTAGGATCCAACCAGCAAGTAAATAAATGGATCGGTGATTCTACTCAAGTTATCGATCTCAGGGGAAGAAGCTTACTCCCGGGTTTTATTGATTCACATACTCACCTCGAATATACAAGCACTTGGAACAATGGTGTCGATTTTAAAGAAAAAAGTATTACATCGGTTCATGATGCCTTACAAGCCTTGCGTCAGGAAGCTCAAAAAACGCCGGAAGGTAAGTGCGTAAGAGGTTTCGGTTACAATGAGAGGCAAATTGCTGAACAGAGACTACCAACAAAGTCAGAACTGGATCAGATCACCTCGGAGAATCCGATTGTCATTTTGCGAGCGTGTGGTCATATTGCGATTGTGAACAGCAAGACGCTGGAGATAATGGGTATTCAGGAAACGACTCCCGATCCTGAGGGCGGAAAAATCGGGCGGAATGAGAAAGGAGAGCTAACGGGCGTTTTATATGAAACCGCCAGGGAACCTGTGATGGGGAAGTTATTTAAATACACCTTGGAAGAAACGAGAAAGGCAATGTCGCTTGCTTCCGAACAAATGCTTGCAACCGGTATTACAAGTATTCACGATGCCGGAGGTACCAATATCATGGTATTGAAAGAAGCAGTTAGCTCCGGAGAAGTAAAACTTCGGGTCTACGCGATGATTGCTAAGTTTGATAAATCCGAAACACATGAAGAAATGCTCGAGGTCATTGAATCGGGAAACATAACCGGTTCAGGCGACGATAGATTTCGATTCGGCCCTGTCAAAGTGTTTACGGACGGAAGCAGCAGCGGCCCGACCGCGGCAATGAGAGAGCCTTATAACAGCAATCCGAATGAATCTGGAATTCTATATTATTCCCAGGAAGAATTAAATCGTATTTTAGGGGAGGCTCACGAAAAAGGATTTCAAATTACAGCACATGCTCAAGGAGACCGGGCGATCGAAATGATGCTGAATTGCTTTGAAGAAGCATTAAAGAAGCATCCGAGAACAAACCATCGGCACCGCATAGAACATGCCGGTATAACTATGCCGGATTTGATTGAACGCATGAAGCAGTTGGAGGTTGTGCCAATCCCTAACCCCGCGTTCTTCCTTGAGTATGGGGATGCTTATCTTAAACATTATGGAGACCGGGTCAATTATCAGTATCCAGCCCGAGACTTTATCGATAGTGGAGTTGTCGCTGCAGGTGGATCGGATAGTCCCGTTACCTCATATAATCCGCTATTAGGAATCTATGGAGCGGTGAGTCGACTGAGCCCATCAGGTCAAGTGGTTGGAGCCAATCAACGGATTAACGTAATGGAGGCAATCAGACTATTTACTTGGAACGGGGCCTATGCCAGTTTCGAAGAGGACATTAAAGGCAGTATTGAAACGGGAAAGCTGGCCGATTTGGTTGTCCTGAGTGAGCCGATCCTTGATATTCAGCCGGAGCGAATTCAAGATGTGAAAGTGGAGCTTACCGTTCTTGACGGGGAAATAGTGTACCAGAAGAACTAA
- a CDS encoding DUF3311 domain-containing protein: MKPIHVLGLIPFIGMLGGLPFANKATPLVLGLPFLLFWIVLWVILTSVVMAIVNFLDPSNREEEV, translated from the coding sequence ATGAAACCGATTCATGTATTGGGACTCATACCTTTTATTGGTATGCTTGGCGGACTCCCTTTTGCCAACAAGGCCACCCCTTTGGTGTTAGGGCTGCCGTTTTTACTCTTTTGGATCGTGCTTTGGGTCATTCTGACCTCGGTCGTGATGGCCATCGTCAATTTCCTTGATCCTTCTAATCGGGAGGAGGAAGTCTGA
- a CDS encoding M20/M25/M40 family metallo-hydrolase, with amino-acid sequence MSLTMVERLLEERKSDYLQQLFALLKQKSISTTNEGVRECAELLLEMMQSCGIQSRLMETAGHPVVYGEWLKAENTFTVLIYGHYDVQPPDPVEEWQSPPFEPTIREGRIYCRGVGDNKGQLMAQVLAIKTYLDSFGELPVNVKLLFEGEEENSSPHLAAFVAEHKELLACDLVYTSDGPMHGSGIPSVELGVRGILGVEMIAYGAKWDHHSGNMGNIAPNPAWMLIDLLRTMRDEHGRVLIEGFYDNIRKPTAYELDLFRKLPFDRNELIEQIGYPDIEEDSETYYRQVSLEPTFNICGFHSGYGGDGSKTIIPAKASVKMDIRLVIDQDPDDIFQKLCSHVRKYAPSINVLHQGDMRPSRTSAELEIVKVVVEGVGNAYGIDPLLVPGVGGSLPDYVWTQILGVPSVMVPYANADEANHAPNENMVVELFYKGISCTCHVLHQLGEFSKKKNDL; translated from the coding sequence ATGAGCTTGACAATGGTTGAACGATTGCTAGAAGAGCGAAAATCAGACTATTTGCAACAATTGTTTGCATTGCTAAAACAGAAAAGCATCAGCACCACAAATGAGGGCGTACGAGAATGCGCAGAGTTGTTACTGGAAATGATGCAGTCATGTGGTATACAGAGCCGATTGATGGAAACAGCGGGACATCCTGTGGTGTACGGGGAATGGCTTAAGGCTGAGAATACGTTTACCGTTTTGATCTATGGACATTATGATGTGCAACCGCCTGATCCGGTGGAAGAATGGCAGTCACCGCCCTTTGAACCGACGATACGTGAGGGAAGGATTTATTGCCGTGGAGTAGGAGACAACAAAGGACAATTGATGGCACAGGTGCTGGCAATTAAAACGTACTTAGACAGTTTTGGAGAGCTCCCAGTAAATGTAAAACTATTGTTTGAAGGTGAGGAGGAAAACAGCAGCCCACATCTCGCAGCATTCGTTGCCGAGCATAAAGAACTATTAGCGTGTGACCTTGTCTATACATCTGATGGGCCAATGCATGGTAGCGGCATTCCTTCTGTCGAACTCGGTGTCAGGGGAATTCTAGGTGTTGAAATGATCGCTTACGGAGCCAAATGGGATCATCATTCTGGAAATATGGGTAATATCGCACCAAATCCGGCGTGGATGCTGATCGACCTGTTGAGAACGATGCGCGATGAGCATGGCAGAGTTCTGATCGAAGGATTCTACGATAACATCCGCAAGCCAACCGCCTATGAGCTTGATCTGTTTCGCAAATTGCCCTTTGATCGCAATGAGTTGATCGAGCAGATCGGATACCCGGATATCGAAGAGGATTCCGAAACCTACTATCGTCAGGTATCATTGGAACCTACTTTTAATATTTGTGGTTTCCACAGTGGATACGGAGGAGATGGCTCAAAGACGATCATTCCTGCCAAAGCGAGCGTGAAAATGGATATTCGCCTTGTCATCGATCAGGATCCGGATGACATATTTCAAAAACTGTGTTCCCACGTCAGGAAGTACGCTCCTTCCATTAACGTTTTGCATCAGGGAGACATGAGGCCTTCACGTACTTCTGCTGAACTGGAAATTGTGAAAGTGGTCGTAGAAGGCGTAGGGAATGCTTACGGAATCGATCCACTACTAGTGCCTGGTGTAGGGGGCAGCCTGCCCGATTATGTCTGGACACAAATCCTCGGGGTGCCGTCTGTGATGGTCCCGTATGCCAATGCAGATGAGGCGAATCATGCACCGAATGAGAATATGGTAGTAGAGCTATTTTATAAAGGAATCTCGTGCACATGTCATGTGCTTCATCAATTAGGGGAGTTTTCTAAGAAGAAAAATGATTTGTAG
- a CDS encoding sodium:solute symporter family protein, translated as MSAMLIMLAFLIAAIFLAIQSGWGKKMNLEQWAVGGRGFGTVFVFLLLAGEFFTTFTFLGGSGMIYQVGSPAYYVLMYLTLAYVFSYYLLPPIWRYAKEHRIVSISDFFRSKYESSLLGMLVAVVGMVGSVPIVVLQLKGLGIIVSETSYGMISPTLAMWIGTIVVTVYVMISGIHGAARTAIIKDITIVMIVVFLGIYLPYHYYDGFKPMFEAIQATKPGHLTLPDKGQSLSWVISTVLLTVVGFYMQPGLFAAALSAKSVKVFRRNTIIMPLYTLMLVFVFLVGYTAILQVPGLKGAEGDLALLRLSIQTFDPWFIGVIGGVGLLTALVPTSVFLLTIGTLFAKNIYQPLAKSSSEEHIAKVAKVTVPVVALISLYFVINGGNALYALLLMSFSLITQLFPALLCSLLPNNNPVNKYGAAWGILCGVATVAYLTISKTTIGTLFPDLPQAVKDLNTGFIALFVNLLITFVVSALTRNSVAKKETISSPNY; from the coding sequence ATCAGCGCTATGCTAATTATGCTTGCCTTTCTGATCGCGGCTATTTTTCTAGCCATTCAATCGGGCTGGGGTAAAAAAATGAATCTGGAACAATGGGCCGTTGGAGGTCGCGGTTTTGGAACCGTTTTCGTGTTTCTTTTGCTTGCAGGCGAATTTTTTACGACATTCACATTCCTTGGCGGCAGCGGGATGATTTATCAGGTCGGCTCACCTGCTTATTACGTCCTTATGTACTTGACATTGGCCTATGTCTTTTCTTACTATTTGCTGCCCCCGATTTGGCGGTATGCCAAAGAACACAGGATCGTCTCGATCTCCGACTTTTTCCGCAGCAAATATGAGAGTTCGTTGCTGGGTATGCTGGTCGCCGTCGTCGGGATGGTCGGTTCTGTGCCGATAGTTGTCCTGCAATTGAAAGGGCTTGGTATTATCGTATCGGAAACTTCTTATGGGATGATTTCTCCCACGTTGGCCATGTGGATTGGGACCATAGTCGTTACGGTCTATGTTATGATTTCCGGGATTCATGGCGCCGCTCGGACGGCAATTATCAAGGACATCACAATCGTGATGATCGTGGTATTTCTGGGGATTTATTTGCCCTATCACTACTATGACGGGTTTAAGCCGATGTTTGAAGCGATTCAGGCGACAAAACCGGGTCATCTGACATTGCCTGACAAGGGACAGAGCCTCAGTTGGGTTATTTCCACCGTTTTGTTGACAGTAGTCGGTTTTTACATGCAACCAGGGCTTTTTGCGGCAGCGTTATCAGCTAAGAGCGTAAAAGTATTTCGCCGCAATACGATTATCATGCCGTTGTACACCTTGATGCTTGTATTCGTCTTTTTGGTAGGCTATACGGCCATCCTGCAAGTTCCTGGCTTAAAGGGGGCGGAAGGTGACTTAGCCTTGTTACGGCTTTCCATTCAGACTTTTGACCCGTGGTTCATCGGGGTGATCGGCGGGGTCGGACTGTTAACCGCTCTGGTGCCTACCTCCGTTTTCCTGCTAACCATCGGGACATTATTCGCGAAAAACATCTATCAGCCATTGGCCAAGTCAAGCAGCGAGGAGCACATAGCCAAGGTAGCGAAAGTAACCGTTCCGGTCGTTGCGTTGATTTCTCTTTACTTTGTCATTAATGGAGGCAATGCCCTGTACGCCTTGTTGCTGATGTCGTTTAGTTTGATCACGCAGTTATTTCCGGCACTCTTGTGTAGTTTGCTGCCGAACAACAACCCGGTCAACAAATATGGAGCTGCCTGGGGAATTTTATGCGGCGTGGCGACCGTAGCCTATTTGACGATTTCCAAGACGACGATTGGGACGTTGTTCCCCGATTTGCCGCAAGCTGTGAAAGATTTAAACACCGGATTTATCGCGCTTTTCGTGAATCTGCTTATCACCTTTGTAGTCAGTGCGCTTACTCGCAACAGCGTTGCCAAAAAAGAAACCATATCTTCCCCAAATTACTAG
- a CDS encoding ABC transporter ATP-binding protein — MKKPILEVNQLQVSFTKDEKEITVVNGVSFVVHEGETLGIVGESGCGKSITSLSIMRLIPSPPGRISSGQIVYNNVDLTKLSEEEIRGVRGNEISMIFQEPMTSLNPLFTIGRQIDEIILLHTHASRKEAKQLSIEMLKRVGISRAEQVYLSYPFELSGGMRQRVMIAIGMVCEPKLLIADEPTTALDVTIQLQILDLMKSLQANANTAIILITHDLGVVAELCDRVLVMYAGEMVEEADVDDLFHDPKHPYTIGLLKSMPSITEKNNRLYSIKGQVPPAGMITRGCRFADRCGRAFDRCWEDDPQQVVVGKNHTCRCWLYA; from the coding sequence ATGAAAAAGCCGATTTTAGAGGTCAACCAACTACAGGTGTCATTTACAAAAGATGAGAAAGAGATCACTGTGGTCAACGGGGTTTCTTTTGTGGTTCATGAGGGTGAAACCTTGGGGATCGTAGGTGAGTCCGGGTGTGGCAAAAGCATCACATCTCTATCCATCATGCGCCTCATCCCAAGCCCGCCAGGCCGCATTTCTAGTGGACAAATCGTTTACAACAATGTTGATTTGACCAAATTGTCAGAGGAAGAGATACGCGGAGTGCGCGGTAACGAGATATCGATGATCTTTCAAGAGCCTATGACCTCCTTAAACCCACTTTTTACAATTGGCAGGCAAATCGATGAAATTATCCTGCTGCATACACATGCCTCCAGGAAGGAAGCCAAACAACTGTCCATCGAGATGCTGAAGCGCGTTGGAATATCCCGAGCAGAGCAAGTCTATCTTAGCTATCCATTCGAGCTCTCTGGTGGCATGAGGCAACGAGTCATGATCGCGATCGGAATGGTGTGCGAACCCAAGCTATTAATCGCTGACGAGCCGACTACCGCACTGGATGTGACGATTCAGCTGCAAATATTGGACTTGATGAAAAGTTTGCAGGCAAACGCAAACACCGCCATCATCTTGATCACCCATGACCTAGGGGTAGTTGCTGAGTTGTGTGACCGTGTTCTAGTGATGTACGCAGGCGAAATGGTAGAGGAGGCTGATGTGGACGATTTGTTCCATGACCCCAAGCATCCTTATACAATCGGTCTCCTTAAGTCCATGCCCTCGATAACGGAAAAGAATAATCGCTTGTATTCAATCAAGGGGCAAGTTCCACCAGCAGGGATGATTACCAGAGGATGCCGCTTCGCTGATCGGTGTGGTCGTGCCTTTGACCGATGCTGGGAGGATGACCCACAGCAAGTAGTAGTCGGAAAAAATCATACTTGTCGATGCTGGCTGTATGCCTAG
- a CDS encoding sigma-54 interaction domain-containing protein, producing MNNIPGQIEAKYLLKILDTISSGINICDADGTIIWVNLAGCKILNKSREELIGRNVYLLNKEGAFTPCVIEMTAQARRPVTAVQEITGRHKVTVSGEVIMDEQDNPVYFVAHGDDISNWMEHVSTIQLEDLRPVLSRYLLELNKMSTRFILFNEEQPLVGQSKVHSLLVDILERVASVASTVLITGETGVGKSLVAKRIHDLSERRNQPFLHLNCAAIPDSLLESELFGYHKGAFTGANSTGKSGLVKLAEKGTLFLDEISELPLHLQPKLLQLLQDKTYMPLGGSHIEKADVRIIVATNREIEDMVKEGKFRADLYYRLHILPVEIPPLRERKEDIFPLLHFYLQKYNQMHGRTRTLSTQTIDALQRYQWPGNVRELENTVERLVIMAKEEEISIHDLPKRFLFAHAEKEALDFLKNGNTLSEVLEDVEKRIIEQAFKEHKSTRKTAKVLGITQTSLIRRLGKYHIRNEMNR from the coding sequence ATGAACAACATTCCTGGCCAAATTGAAGCAAAATATCTCCTGAAAATTCTGGATACCATTAGCAGCGGGATTAATATTTGTGATGCAGACGGAACGATTATTTGGGTGAACCTAGCGGGTTGCAAGATTCTAAACAAAAGCAGGGAAGAATTGATTGGCCGTAATGTTTACCTCCTGAATAAAGAAGGAGCTTTTACTCCTTGCGTAATCGAAATGACTGCACAAGCCAGACGCCCGGTAACAGCTGTGCAAGAAATTACCGGGCGGCATAAGGTGACGGTCTCTGGCGAGGTCATCATGGATGAGCAGGACAACCCCGTATACTTTGTGGCACATGGTGACGATATTAGCAACTGGATGGAACATGTTTCTACCATTCAATTGGAGGATTTACGTCCCGTATTGAGTCGGTATTTACTAGAACTAAACAAAATGAGCACTCGGTTTATCCTGTTCAACGAGGAACAGCCCCTTGTTGGACAAAGCAAAGTACATAGTTTACTTGTGGATATATTGGAAAGAGTAGCGAGCGTAGCTTCAACCGTGCTTATTACAGGAGAAACAGGAGTTGGAAAAAGTCTGGTAGCCAAACGTATTCACGACTTGAGCGAACGACGCAATCAGCCATTTCTTCACTTGAATTGTGCAGCCATTCCGGATTCACTTCTCGAGTCGGAATTGTTCGGCTACCACAAAGGAGCCTTTACTGGTGCTAATTCAACCGGCAAGTCAGGATTGGTCAAACTAGCCGAAAAAGGAACGCTCTTTTTAGATGAAATCAGTGAACTTCCCCTACATTTGCAACCTAAGCTCCTTCAATTACTGCAAGACAAAACCTATATGCCACTTGGCGGTTCACATATAGAAAAGGCTGATGTTCGCATCATTGTAGCGACGAACCGAGAGATTGAGGATATGGTAAAAGAGGGGAAATTTCGCGCAGATCTGTATTATCGTCTTCATATTTTGCCAGTTGAAATTCCTCCTCTGCGTGAGCGAAAAGAAGATATTTTTCCACTCCTCCACTTTTATTTACAAAAATATAACCAGATGCACGGCCGCACTCGGACCCTTTCGACGCAAACAATAGATGCCTTGCAGCGTTATCAGTGGCCGGGAAATGTACGCGAGTTGGAAAATACGGTTGAGCGGCTCGTCATCATGGCAAAAGAGGAAGAAATTTCGATTCATGATTTACCAAAGCGTTTTCTCTTTGCCCATGCGGAAAAAGAGGCTTTGGACTTTTTGAAAAATGGCAATACGTTAAGCGAGGTTCTCGAAGATGTAGAGAAGAGAATCATTGAACAGGCATTTAAGGAGCATAAGTCTACCCGAAAAACGGCAAAAGTCCTTGGAATTACCCAAACATCGCTGATACGCAGGTTAGGTAAATATCATATCCGCAACGAAATGAATCGCTAA